One genomic segment of Trueperaceae bacterium includes these proteins:
- a CDS encoding DUF3048 domain-containing protein, with product MVGRESSVWRDPDKRRAALLSLVLHLSALLLILYVVTRPQPRPVPSFIVIEVGTPAESEQYTEAAAAEEPTVEAPEPQVRSAEAGDPQALAAPQQETADEELDQVTVQPPAPEAPPAVAAAPEEPPVEAAVAPPPPPRPQEVAAAAPELPVAEAPASQLPEVELEVLPNRETPAPVTIPEPQLQAQVTESRALALAPSASTAQAREVTAPDATAAVAEPVDLRAPSVDASVASTVPVAAPEVSAAVAEAVPLDASRVGAAVSAPVSLAAPGVTASVSGTRRLAEPSVSAVVGAGVPLDVTPSVRVANPRPLEAPRLRATVRGQQAPGAPQQGAVAEGAADVRATVESPRQPGGNAINPGQAGPPDPDATVAARGLAAGPDGVGEGDGARRPPSPPPMAEQRDRALAVVIDNANGYPQSGLAQSSMVVEMPVEGGITRLLAFFDSQDPQRVGPVRSARPYFVDLAQRSQAVLVHDGGSPDAMVRIARATVPTLNAYTSGDLFARSDERSAPYNLYSAGSDLRQAVNRIAPERVRLVARAVYSPSEEARGVAEVTVSYGAYTSGFRFNETTGRYRWVRAGEPAVQPDGQVLETQAVLVGDIQVAPIPDDDAGRLYIPLEGGPATLYLSGRAVDGTWEVVDGSGIGFVSESGQRIDLAGYRTWVVLSPNYETRAER from the coding sequence ATGGTCGGGAGGGAGTCGAGCGTGTGGCGGGACCCCGACAAGCGGCGCGCGGCGCTGCTGTCGCTGGTGCTGCACCTCTCGGCGCTGCTCCTGATCCTCTACGTGGTCACGCGCCCCCAGCCGAGGCCGGTGCCCAGCTTCATCGTCATCGAGGTGGGCACGCCCGCCGAGTCCGAGCAGTACACCGAGGCCGCCGCGGCCGAGGAGCCGACGGTCGAGGCCCCGGAGCCGCAGGTGCGGTCCGCGGAGGCCGGGGACCCGCAGGCTCTGGCTGCGCCGCAGCAGGAGACGGCCGACGAGGAGCTCGACCAGGTGACGGTCCAGCCGCCGGCGCCGGAGGCGCCGCCCGCCGTCGCGGCGGCGCCCGAGGAACCGCCGGTCGAGGCCGCGGTCGCGCCGCCGCCCCCGCCGCGTCCCCAGGAGGTAGCCGCCGCGGCGCCGGAGCTGCCCGTCGCCGAGGCGCCGGCCAGCCAGCTACCCGAGGTGGAGCTCGAGGTCCTGCCGAACCGTGAGACCCCGGCCCCCGTGACGATCCCCGAGCCGCAGCTCCAGGCGCAGGTGACCGAGTCGCGGGCGCTGGCGCTGGCGCCCTCCGCGAGCACGGCCCAGGCCCGCGAGGTGACGGCACCCGACGCGACGGCCGCCGTGGCCGAGCCCGTGGACCTGCGCGCGCCCAGCGTCGACGCCAGCGTCGCCTCGACGGTGCCCGTGGCCGCGCCGGAGGTCAGCGCCGCCGTGGCCGAGGCCGTCCCCCTCGACGCCAGCCGCGTCGGCGCCGCGGTGTCCGCGCCGGTGAGCCTGGCGGCGCCCGGCGTCACGGCCAGCGTCTCCGGCACCCGTCGCCTGGCGGAGCCGAGCGTGAGCGCCGTCGTCGGCGCCGGCGTGCCGCTCGACGTGACGCCCTCGGTGCGGGTGGCGAACCCGCGCCCGCTGGAGGCGCCGCGGCTCCGCGCCACGGTCAGGGGCCAGCAGGCGCCCGGCGCCCCGCAGCAGGGCGCGGTGGCCGAGGGCGCGGCCGACGTGCGCGCGACCGTCGAGTCGCCGCGCCAGCCCGGCGGCAACGCGATCAACCCGGGACAGGCCGGCCCGCCCGACCCCGACGCGACGGTGGCCGCGCGCGGCCTGGCCGCCGGTCCCGATGGCGTCGGCGAGGGCGACGGTGCCCGCCGACCGCCGTCCCCGCCGCCCATGGCCGAGCAGCGCGACAGGGCGCTGGCGGTGGTGATCGACAACGCCAACGGCTACCCGCAGAGCGGCCTGGCGCAGTCGAGCATGGTCGTCGAGATGCCCGTGGAGGGCGGCATCACCCGGCTCCTGGCGTTCTTCGACTCCCAGGACCCGCAGCGTGTCGGGCCCGTCCGCAGCGCCCGGCCGTACTTCGTCGACCTCGCCCAGCGCAGCCAGGCCGTGCTCGTCCACGACGGCGGCTCGCCGGACGCGATGGTCAGGATCGCGCGCGCGACCGTGCCCACGCTCAACGCCTACACGTCCGGAGACCTGTTCGCGCGCTCGGACGAGCGCTCGGCGCCTTACAACCTCTACTCGGCAGGCTCCGACCTCAGGCAGGCCGTGAACCGCATCGCCCCCGAGCGGGTCCGGCTCGTCGCCAGGGCCGTCTACAGCCCGTCAGAGGAGGCGCGCGGCGTGGCCGAGGTGACCGTCAGCTACGGCGCCTACACGTCAGGCTTCCGCTTCAACGAGACCACCGGCCGCTACCGCTGGGTGCGCGCCGGCGAGCCGGCGGTGCAGCCAGACGGCCAGGTGCTGGAGACCCAGGCGGTGCTGGTCGGCGACATCCAGGTCGCGCCGATCCCCGACGACGACGCCGGGCGTCTCTACATACCGCTCGAGGGCGGGCCCGCCACCCTCTACCTCTCCGGACGCGCCGTCGACGGCACCTGGGAGGTCGTTGACGGCAGCGGCATAGGCTTCGTGAGCGAGTCTGGCCAGCGCATCGACCTGGCCGGCTACAGGACCTGGGTGGTCCTCAGCCCGAACTACGAGACGCGCGCCGAGCGCTGA
- a CDS encoding glycoside hydrolase family 19 protein, producing the protein MDDHGSSQAEWVDRTDEVASRMEALSQALADERARRSAGGGTFAPPAEAEEGRVVGLAVLAAVVAAEAEEFFGPLNETCRGFDITTPLRIAHFLAQTAHESALYTVLVENLNYSARGLLATWPRRFDAARAEAYARQPERIANYVYADRMGNGPEASGDGWRFRGRGILQVTGRQTYRDVGGSLGVDLEAAPDLLATPRFASLAAGWYWRSRGINALCDRDDPVAVTEAVNGGRHGLEERIRLLGLAKAALSAPDPDVQA; encoded by the coding sequence GTGGACGACCACGGGAGCTCGCAGGCGGAGTGGGTGGACAGGACCGACGAGGTCGCGTCGCGCATGGAGGCGCTCAGCCAGGCCCTGGCGGACGAGCGCGCGCGGCGCTCCGCGGGCGGCGGGACGTTCGCGCCGCCCGCGGAGGCCGAGGAGGGCCGCGTCGTGGGCCTCGCGGTCCTGGCCGCGGTGGTCGCTGCCGAGGCGGAGGAGTTCTTCGGCCCGCTCAACGAGACCTGCCGCGGCTTCGACATCACCACCCCGCTGCGCATCGCCCACTTCCTGGCGCAGACGGCGCACGAGTCCGCCCTCTACACGGTCCTCGTCGAGAACCTCAACTACAGCGCTCGCGGCCTGCTCGCCACCTGGCCGCGGCGCTTCGACGCGGCGCGCGCCGAGGCGTACGCGCGCCAGCCCGAGCGGATCGCGAACTACGTCTACGCCGACAGGATGGGCAACGGGCCGGAGGCGTCGGGCGACGGCTGGCGCTTCCGCGGACGCGGCATCCTCCAGGTGACGGGGAGGCAGACGTACCGCGACGTGGGCGGGTCCCTCGGCGTCGACCTCGAGGCCGCGCCCGACCTGCTGGCGACCCCGCGCTTCGCGTCCCTCGCGGCGGGCTGGTACTGGCGGTCGCGCGGCATCAACGCCCTCTGCGACCGCGACGACCCGGTCGCCGTCACGGAGGCCGTGAACGGCGGACGGCACGGCCTCGAGGAGCGCATCAGGCTGCTGGGGCTGGCCAAGGCGGCGTTGAGCGCCCCCGACCCCGACGTGCAGGCGTGA
- a CDS encoding acetylglutamate kinase, which translates to MSLVVKYGGNAMTDPATRAAVAAGIRRLAARGTPPVVVHGGGPFIAAALDARGIEHRFVRGLRVTTPEAMSVVEDVLTVLGKRLAEEIGPAVGLTGRDAGLLGAAAAEPELGRVGHVRSVDARVLLALRAAGLVPVVASVARELPRAGAASGSDAGGEAPSADAEASGALGDAPREAGPALNVNADEVAGAVAGAVGEGVCFLTNVPGVLDDPSDPASLLRELTRDEALARIADGRIAGGMVPKVEAALEALSRGASFAVVADGRHADGVERALAGGGTRITAG; encoded by the coding sequence GTGAGCCTCGTCGTCAAGTACGGCGGCAACGCCATGACCGACCCGGCGACGAGGGCCGCCGTCGCCGCCGGCATCAGGCGCCTGGCCGCGCGGGGCACGCCGCCGGTCGTCGTGCACGGCGGCGGGCCGTTCATCGCCGCGGCCCTCGACGCGCGCGGCATCGAGCACCGCTTCGTGCGCGGCCTGCGCGTCACCACGCCGGAGGCGATGAGCGTCGTCGAGGACGTGCTGACGGTGCTCGGCAAGCGCCTCGCCGAGGAGATCGGCCCCGCCGTGGGCCTCACGGGACGCGACGCCGGCCTGCTCGGCGCCGCCGCGGCCGAGCCGGAGCTGGGCCGCGTCGGCCACGTGCGCAGCGTTGACGCCCGCGTCCTGCTGGCCCTGCGCGCGGCGGGACTGGTGCCCGTCGTCGCCAGCGTGGCGCGGGAGCTACCGCGTGCCGGCGCCGCGAGCGGGAGCGACGCGGGCGGGGAGGCTCCGTCCGCTGACGCCGAGGCGAGCGGGGCCCTCGGCGACGCGCCGCGCGAGGCCGGACCGGCCCTGAACGTCAACGCCGACGAGGTCGCCGGCGCGGTGGCGGGCGCGGTCGGCGAGGGCGTGTGCTTCCTCACGAACGTCCCCGGGGTCCTCGACGACCCCTCCGACCCCGCGAGCCTGCTGCGCGAGCTCACGCGCGACGAGGCGCTCGCCCGCATCGCCGACGGGCGCATCGCCGGCGGCATGGTCCCGAAGGTCGAGGCGGCGCTGGAGGCCCTGTCCCGCGGGGCGTCGTTCGCGGTGGTGGCCGACGGGCGGCACGCGGACGGCGTCGAGCGGGCGCTGGCCGGCGGCGGCACGAGGATCACCGCCGGTTAA
- a CDS encoding Xaa-Pro peptidase family protein: MTIADPAKAHVDEALDVLRGAMRERGVDAMLVTYPANVRYLTGFSSPEDATLLVLPDAAVMFTDGRYTAQAAEEALVPYEIVVGADADARLAELAGGLRLGVEAEHVTLKRNAKLTELLGAAPVPLEGLVAEQRLVKRPHEVDMLREAARITDAAFAAVLEFVREGVTEAEVALELERAMRLAGADGPGFDTIVASGVRGAMPHGTASQKRIGRGELVTMDFGAAFRGYHADMTRTVAVGELGPEERRMYEAVLEAQEAAVAAVAPGKGGRELDAVARDALARNGLAEAFAHSLGHGTGLEVHEGPRLSQRSEDVLRPGMVVTVEPGVYVPGFTGLRIEDLVLVTEDGHEVLSRSPKHLIAL, from the coding sequence ATGACCATCGCAGACCCTGCCAAGGCCCACGTGGACGAGGCGCTCGACGTCCTCAGGGGCGCGATGAGGGAGCGCGGCGTCGACGCCATGCTCGTCACCTACCCGGCGAACGTCAGGTACCTCACCGGCTTCTCCTCGCCCGAGGACGCCACGCTGCTGGTGCTGCCGGACGCGGCCGTGATGTTCACCGACGGGCGCTACACGGCCCAGGCCGCCGAGGAGGCGCTGGTCCCCTACGAGATCGTCGTCGGTGCCGACGCCGACGCGCGCCTCGCCGAGCTGGCGGGCGGCCTGCGGCTGGGCGTGGAGGCCGAGCACGTCACGCTGAAGCGCAACGCCAAGCTCACCGAGCTGCTCGGCGCCGCGCCCGTGCCCCTCGAGGGCCTCGTCGCGGAGCAGCGCCTGGTGAAGCGTCCGCACGAGGTGGACATGCTGCGCGAGGCCGCCCGCATCACGGACGCGGCCTTCGCGGCCGTGCTCGAGTTCGTGCGCGAGGGCGTCACCGAGGCTGAGGTCGCCCTGGAGCTCGAGCGCGCCATGCGCCTCGCGGGCGCCGACGGGCCGGGCTTCGACACCATCGTGGCCTCCGGCGTCCGTGGGGCCATGCCGCACGGCACGGCGTCGCAGAAGCGCATCGGGCGCGGCGAGCTGGTCACGATGGACTTCGGGGCCGCGTTCCGCGGCTACCACGCCGACATGACGCGCACGGTCGCGGTCGGCGAGCTCGGGCCCGAGGAGCGCCGCATGTACGAGGCCGTGCTCGAGGCGCAGGAGGCGGCCGTGGCGGCGGTGGCGCCCGGCAAGGGCGGCCGCGAGCTCGACGCCGTGGCGCGCGACGCGCTGGCCAGGAACGGGCTGGCGGAGGCGTTCGCCCACAGCCTCGGTCACGGCACGGGGCTCGAGGTGCACGAGGGACCGCGCCTGTCGCAGCGCTCCGAAGACGTGCTTCGCCCCGGCATGGTGGTGACGGTGGAGCCGGGCGTCTACGTCCCCGGCTTCACCGGCCTGCGCATCGAGGACCTGGTCCTGGTCACCGAGGACGGCCACGAGGTCCTGTCGCGGAGCCCGAAGCACCTGATCGCGCTGTGA
- a CDS encoding metalloregulator ArsR/SmtB family transcription factor, producing MPAADQLSLTFAALADPTRRAILARLARGEATVNELAAPLSISLPAVSRHLKVLERAGLISRGRVAQKRPCRLEPEGLELAGRWLRGRREEWEASMDRLEELLRNAEDLPD from the coding sequence GTGCCCGCCGCCGACCAGCTGAGCCTGACGTTCGCCGCCCTGGCCGACCCGACGCGCCGCGCCATCCTCGCGCGCCTCGCGCGGGGCGAGGCCACGGTGAACGAGCTGGCGGCACCGCTCAGCATCAGCCTCCCCGCCGTGTCCCGGCACCTGAAGGTGCTCGAGCGCGCCGGGCTCATCTCCCGCGGACGCGTGGCCCAGAAGCGCCCCTGCCGACTCGAGCCGGAGGGCCTCGAGCTGGCCGGTCGTTGGCTCAGGGGGCGGCGCGAGGAGTGGGAGGCGAGCATGGACAGGCTGGAGGAGCTGCTCAGGAACGCAGAGGACCTGCCCGACTAG
- a CDS encoding biopolymer transporter ExbD, translated as MTVRRSRRRSLTANATMDLTPMVDVVFLLIIFFMLTTTFITVESGLPVDLPQAQTAQAATSDLPTVTINGLGEVFFGGTRVAESDLPGLVRQAIAQSGQTSVVLRADSATPHGQAVRIMDYLRQAGAERIVIATGD; from the coding sequence ATGACCGTCCGCCGCAGCCGGAGGAGGTCGCTCACGGCCAACGCCACCATGGACCTCACCCCCATGGTCGACGTGGTCTTCCTGCTGATCATCTTCTTCATGCTGACGACGACCTTCATCACCGTCGAGTCCGGCCTGCCGGTCGACCTGCCGCAGGCGCAGACCGCCCAGGCGGCGACGAGCGACCTGCCGACCGTCACGATCAACGGCCTGGGCGAGGTGTTCTTCGGCGGCACCAGGGTGGCCGAGAGCGACCTGCCCGGCCTGGTGCGCCAGGCCATCGCGCAGAGCGGGCAGACGTCCGTCGTGCTGCGAGCCGACAGCGCCACGCCGCACGGCCAGGCCGTGCGGATCATGGACTACCTGCGCCAGGCCGGCGCCGAGCGCATCGTCATCGCGACGGGCGACTGA
- a CDS encoding LysM peptidoglycan-binding domain-containing protein has translation MATSVAYAQSVTVQPHDTLWSIAQRAGTDVATLKELNGLTGDQIRPGQVLRLPGSAAPAAPARTVTVQAGDTLYDIALAHGVSVSDLIAFNDLDGTLIHPGQVLRLDAGDKALEPLVVEVMPGDSLWSIARAYGTTPQAIADANGITLATVINPGHRLVVPGQYAAGGRDVGGAVAQTVTVQKGETLWTLARAHNTTVAAIMSANGLKSERIFAGQQLRIVPGNEIAAGRAVTGDAATPPAVTGLIWPLVGTITSRYGYRSLRINGSNWHGGVDIDGHTGDPVVAAAPGTVTYAGWYGGYGYLVIVEDGDTEYYYAHASEVLVNVGDVVAAGDTIALVGSTGNSTGSHLHFEVRVAGDTVDPLPLLEATAQR, from the coding sequence TTGGCGACCTCGGTTGCCTACGCCCAATCGGTAACGGTCCAACCACACGACACCCTCTGGAGCATCGCGCAGCGAGCGGGTACCGACGTCGCGACGCTCAAGGAGCTCAACGGCCTCACCGGCGACCAGATCAGGCCGGGCCAGGTCCTCCGGCTCCCGGGGAGCGCGGCGCCCGCGGCGCCGGCGCGCACCGTCACCGTCCAGGCCGGTGACACGCTCTACGACATCGCGCTGGCGCACGGGGTCAGCGTCTCCGACCTCATCGCCTTCAACGACCTCGACGGCACCCTGATCCACCCCGGGCAGGTGCTGCGGCTCGACGCCGGCGACAAGGCGCTCGAGCCGCTCGTCGTCGAGGTCATGCCGGGCGACAGCCTCTGGTCGATAGCGCGCGCCTACGGCACCACCCCGCAGGCCATCGCCGACGCCAACGGCATCACCCTCGCCACGGTCATCAACCCGGGCCACCGCCTGGTCGTGCCCGGCCAGTACGCCGCCGGCGGACGCGACGTCGGCGGCGCCGTCGCCCAGACCGTCACCGTCCAGAAGGGCGAGACCCTGTGGACGCTGGCGCGGGCCCACAACACGACGGTGGCCGCGATCATGAGCGCCAACGGCCTGAAGAGCGAGCGCATCTTCGCCGGCCAGCAGCTCCGCATCGTGCCGGGCAACGAGATCGCGGCGGGACGCGCCGTCACCGGCGACGCGGCCACGCCGCCCGCCGTGACCGGCCTGATCTGGCCGCTCGTCGGCACCATCACCTCCCGCTACGGCTACCGGTCGCTGCGCATCAACGGCTCGAACTGGCACGGCGGCGTCGACATCGACGGCCACACCGGCGACCCGGTGGTCGCCGCCGCGCCCGGCACCGTCACTTACGCGGGCTGGTACGGCGGCTACGGCTACCTCGTCATCGTCGAGGACGGCGACACCGAGTACTACTACGCTCACGCGTCCGAGGTGCTGGTGAACGTCGGCGACGTGGTCGCGGCCGGGGACACGATCGCGCTGGTCGGGAGCACCGGCAACTCGACCGGCTCCCACCTCCACTTCGAGGTCAGGGTGGCCGGCGACACCGTCGACCCGCTGCCGCTCCTCGAGGCCACGGCGCAGCGCTGA
- a CDS encoding phosphoglucomutase/phosphomannomutase family protein, with translation MDIAFGTDGWRDVIAAGFTFANVRRAAAAYADHLAARGGGLVLVGYDTRFLGREFAEQAAAVLAARGLEARVSADYLPTPALSFAVRRYGAAGGVMITASHNPPRYGGFKLKGPYGGTATQAIYEDVAARVPAGPVPEGGGSFGAFDVRDEYYGALSALIDLEALRAAAPRVVHDAMGGAGAGWLAGFAARTGALEVVEVRGRPDPLFHGVNPEPIPANVVATAELMADAAERSGGPVFAAVTDGDADRLGVVLPGGGFFDAHQVFAVMLDHLHRKGGRGRVVKTFTVSRVIERLAASRGLRVTETPVGFKHIVDAMLGPGEPVLIGGEESGGIGLSAHLPERDGLANALVLLEAAVASGEGLAEAFARLERETGWRHAYDRLDLHLGGEEAMAAVRERLADPPTAIAGWRVESAEDLDGLKLNLERGGEVAAWVLFRASGTEPLLRVYCEAPTPADVAAVLAAARELVAS, from the coding sequence ATGGACATAGCCTTCGGGACAGACGGCTGGCGCGACGTCATCGCCGCCGGCTTCACCTTCGCCAACGTCAGGCGCGCCGCCGCCGCGTACGCCGACCACCTCGCCGCGCGCGGCGGGGGCCTCGTGCTGGTCGGCTACGACACGCGCTTCCTCGGCCGCGAGTTCGCCGAGCAGGCGGCGGCGGTCCTGGCTGCGCGCGGCCTGGAAGCGCGGGTCAGCGCCGACTATCTGCCCACGCCGGCGCTGTCGTTCGCCGTCAGGCGCTACGGCGCCGCCGGCGGCGTGATGATCACGGCCTCCCACAACCCGCCCAGGTACGGCGGCTTCAAGCTCAAGGGGCCCTACGGCGGCACCGCCACGCAGGCGATCTACGAGGACGTCGCCGCCCGCGTGCCGGCCGGCCCGGTGCCCGAGGGCGGCGGGAGCTTCGGCGCCTTCGACGTGCGCGACGAGTACTACGGCGCGCTCTCCGCACTCATCGACCTGGAGGCCCTGCGTGCCGCGGCGCCGCGCGTCGTCCACGACGCCATGGGCGGCGCGGGCGCCGGCTGGCTCGCCGGCTTCGCCGCCCGGACCGGCGCGCTGGAGGTCGTCGAGGTGCGGGGCCGGCCAGACCCGCTCTTCCACGGCGTGAACCCCGAGCCGATCCCCGCCAACGTGGTCGCGACGGCGGAGCTGATGGCCGACGCCGCCGAGCGCTCCGGCGGGCCCGTCTTCGCCGCGGTCACGGACGGCGACGCCGACCGCCTCGGCGTGGTCCTGCCCGGCGGGGGGTTCTTCGACGCCCACCAGGTGTTCGCCGTGATGCTCGACCACCTGCACCGCAAGGGCGGCCGCGGCCGGGTCGTCAAGACGTTCACGGTCAGCCGCGTGATCGAGCGGCTGGCGGCCTCGCGCGGGCTGCGCGTGACCGAGACGCCCGTGGGCTTCAAGCACATCGTCGACGCGATGCTCGGCCCCGGCGAGCCGGTGCTGATAGGCGGCGAGGAGTCGGGGGGCATCGGTCTGTCTGCCCACCTGCCCGAGCGCGACGGCCTGGCGAACGCCCTGGTGCTGCTGGAGGCAGCCGTCGCCTCGGGCGAGGGCCTGGCCGAGGCGTTCGCGCGCCTCGAGCGCGAGACCGGCTGGCGCCACGCCTACGACAGGCTGGACCTGCACCTCGGCGGCGAGGAGGCGATGGCCGCGGTGCGGGAGCGTCTCGCGGACCCCCCGACCGCGATCGCCGGCTGGCGCGTGGAGAGCGCCGAGGACCTCGACGGGCTCAAGCTGAACCTGGAGAGGGGCGGCGAGGTCGCCGCGTGGGTCCTGTTCCGCGCCAGCGGCACCGAGCCGCTGCTGCGCGTCTACTGCGAGGCGCCCACGCCCGCTGACGTGGCGGCCGTGCTGGCCGCGGCCCGGGAGCTGGTCGCGTCGTAG
- a CDS encoding metallophosphoesterase, translating into MRLVVVGDIHVQPEKLWTMLRDAGLADERNRPTDELRDGDVKLVLLGDLVHAKSRERYAELINVRRYDEYNPRHLERAEKAQERFLREVKGFQDRVPDDRMVILMGNHDFNAVTEDQGPLRTDDVAHLEWKPGHGNPMDPDLKEWILSWPYELVIDGLHLAHVGPLPEHNTFDQGFYLENRRRWIQEDRDFLEGTGYRLGVYGHTPVRGGVNVASQGRALLLDTNGHRDEYVYLDADVREDGYRLRLKGLFFDELIPREP; encoded by the coding sequence GTGCGCCTCGTCGTCGTAGGCGACATCCACGTACAGCCCGAGAAGCTCTGGACGATGCTGCGCGACGCGGGGCTCGCCGACGAGCGGAACCGCCCCACGGACGAGCTGCGCGATGGCGACGTCAAGCTCGTGCTGCTCGGCGACCTCGTCCACGCCAAGAGCCGCGAGCGCTACGCCGAGCTGATCAACGTCAGGCGCTACGACGAGTACAACCCCCGACACCTGGAGCGCGCGGAGAAGGCCCAGGAGCGCTTCCTGCGCGAGGTCAAGGGCTTCCAGGACCGCGTGCCGGACGACCGCATGGTGATCCTCATGGGCAACCACGACTTCAACGCGGTCACCGAGGACCAGGGACCGCTGCGCACCGACGACGTGGCCCACCTGGAGTGGAAGCCCGGCCACGGCAACCCGATGGACCCCGACCTCAAGGAGTGGATCCTCTCGTGGCCGTACGAGCTCGTCATCGACGGGCTGCACCTGGCGCACGTGGGCCCGCTGCCCGAGCACAACACCTTCGACCAGGGCTTCTACCTCGAGAACCGACGGCGCTGGATCCAGGAGGACCGCGACTTCCTCGAGGGCACCGGCTACCGCCTGGGCGTCTACGGCCACACGCCCGTGCGCGGCGGCGTGAACGTCGCCTCGCAGGGCCGAGCCCTGCTCCTCGACACGAACGGGCACAGGGACGAGTACGTCTACCTCGACGCCGACGTCCGCGAGGACGGCTACCGCCTGCGCCTCAAGGGCCTGTTCTTCGACGAGCTGATCCCGCGGGAGCCGTAG
- a CDS encoding MotA/TolQ/ExbB proton channel family protein: protein MNILVSGGPVLAAIVLISLYAVYVFFYRYFRLRAERTDTSDLMVRVNAAVRERDLELALAACEEHGGPVARVLGAALMKLPYGRPAVEAAFQEATIQEEQTLARGLRPLATIAQVSPMLGLLGTVTGMIISFGQISRYGTGDPSVVAYGVQQALVTTAAGLIVAIPVIMGHAYLASRVEAILVEIDRRREELMGNIAQAVASRRDDAQAAERQARPAPTPRVQGEPRAREESDAPRPRPIDLTQGV from the coding sequence ATGAACATCTTGGTCAGCGGCGGTCCCGTCCTCGCGGCGATCGTCCTCATCTCGCTGTACGCCGTGTACGTCTTCTTCTACAGGTACTTCAGGCTGCGCGCCGAGCGGACCGACACGTCCGACCTGATGGTGAGGGTCAACGCGGCCGTGCGCGAGCGGGACCTGGAGCTCGCGCTCGCGGCCTGCGAGGAACACGGCGGGCCGGTGGCGCGCGTGCTCGGCGCGGCCCTGATGAAGCTGCCCTACGGGCGCCCGGCGGTCGAGGCCGCCTTCCAGGAGGCGACGATCCAGGAGGAGCAGACGCTGGCGCGCGGCCTGCGTCCGCTGGCGACGATCGCCCAGGTCTCGCCCATGTTGGGCCTGCTCGGCACGGTCACCGGCATGATCATCTCGTTCGGGCAGATCTCCCGCTACGGCACGGGCGACCCCTCGGTCGTGGCCTACGGCGTCCAGCAGGCGCTGGTGACCACGGCCGCCGGCCTGATCGTGGCGATCCCCGTGATCATGGGCCACGCCTACCTCGCCAGCCGCGTCGAGGCGATACTCGTCGAGATCGACAGGCGCCGCGAGGAGCTGATGGGCAACATCGCGCAGGCCGTGGCCTCGCGGCGCGACGACGCGCAGGCGGCCGAGCGCCAGGCGCGCCCGGCGCCGACGCCGCGGGTCCAGGGCGAACCCAGGGCCCGCGAGGAGTCCGACGCTCCCAGGCCGCGCCCGATCGACCTCACGCAGGGTGTCTAG
- a CDS encoding SRPBCC family protein gives MTDTQTMPTARHELVLERVFDATPDRVYRAWTDPAVLKKWFAPKPFTTPIAELDVRPGGSSTIVMRGPDGKDYPNRGVYLEVVPGRRLVSTDAYVSAWVPSEQPYMTLDLSFEDLGDGRTKATYRVRHWSAEAQEEHVQRGFYEGWGKCADQLAELFAGGEA, from the coding sequence ATGACCGACACGCAGACGATGCCGACCGCCCGCCACGAGCTCGTGCTCGAGCGCGTCTTCGACGCCACCCCCGACCGCGTCTACAGGGCGTGGACCGACCCGGCGGTGCTGAAGAAGTGGTTCGCGCCGAAGCCGTTCACCACGCCCATCGCCGAGCTCGACGTGCGCCCGGGGGGCTCCAGCACGATCGTGATGCGCGGGCCCGACGGCAAGGACTACCCGAACCGCGGCGTCTACCTCGAGGTCGTGCCGGGCCGGCGCCTCGTCTCGACCGACGCCTACGTGAGCGCCTGGGTGCCGTCGGAGCAGCCCTACATGACCCTGGACCTCAGCTTCGAGGACCTCGGCGACGGCAGGACCAAGGCTACCTACCGCGTCAGGCACTGGTCCGCCGAGGCCCAGGAGGAGCACGTGCAGAGGGGCTTCTACGAGGGCTGGGGCAAGTGCGCCGACCAGCTCGCCGAGCTGTTCGCCGGCGGCGAGGCCTGA